In Osmia bicornis bicornis chromosome 10, iOsmBic2.1, whole genome shotgun sequence, one genomic interval encodes:
- the LOC114874196 gene encoding SCY1-like protein 2: protein MITSKILENKMDVFAKLRNTVSNTISNTVQNTAYGLSQLSNVLPGNPVTREFEINAHIASAGPALLWKVYSGYKKSTKQEAAIFVFEKRVLDKFSKNDKELILETLKRGVAQLTKLRHPQILTVQHPLEESRDSLAFATEPVLASLANVLGNHDNLPQLLPNNLKDYKLHDVEIKYGLLQLGEGLAFLHGDVKLLHRNLCPESIVVNSHGAWKIFGFDFCALNQSVEGKQSQWSYVEYDMSVSFAAQPNLNYQAPECILASSVGTASDIFSLGILAYILHSPMNVPLYDCKNDLMKCKHFLDCFTNSTIASKLLPIPDNLRDTVKLMLNHNPELRPDAHQFVKIEYFMDIAVKTLNYLDKIFQWDNLQKSQFYKGLPQLLKQLPHRVILHRVLPALYKELINPPMIPFVLPSIIYAMEKSSVEEFRECILPNIKHVLTLDDPPQISLVLMQHVDLLLKLCTAEVIKTDIVPMLLRALESEWEQLQELCLSALPEIITMIEGPLIKNAILPRMKRICLNEKGSSSKSLGVRVNCLLCLAKMLPNFDRWLVIDQVLPFLQEIPRSSEPAVLMAIIGIYRMLLNHSKVGMSKEIIATKILPFLLPLCIEQNFSFPQYEILSNLVMEMISRVTSEHKEALKQLDAMRNETQQLNLELSESTNIYKKIVSPTDNINPIPAIPAPNTSVNTNLKSLQIENGLTMEDKLRLIQQQEVHQRLQSQAPLIPTSIQPNKKPAVKDLTDTLLKSNLDQLNFSISNSKPNYSWKSPGSSQHQLNPQAQNLHLNNIGNTCVPNLMIPQNNINYPMNQLEFQSNLTSNSSQNMEKPPSCDVMDLLS from the exons ATGATTACTTCAAAGATATTAGAAAATAAGATGGAtgtatttgcaaaattaagaAATACTGTGAGCAATACAATTTCTAATACAGTTCAAAACACCGCTTATGGATTGTCACAATTATCAAATGTTCTTCCTGGCAATCCAGTTACCAGAGAATTTGAGATAAATGCACACATTGCAAGTGCAGGACCAGCATTGCTTTGGAAAGTTTATAGCGGTTATAAAAAATCTACAAAGCAAGAAGCAGCAATTTTTGTATTCGAGAAACGAGTTCTGgataaattttccaaaaatgaTAAAGAGTTGATCTTAGAAACCTTGAAGAGAGGCGTGgcacaattaacaaaattgcGTCATCCACAAATTTTAACTGTCCAACACCCTTTGGAAGAATCAAGAGATAGTTTAGCATTTGCAACTGAGCCTGTCTTAGCCAGCTTAGCTAATGTCTTGGGAAATCATGATAATTTACCTCAACTGCTGCCAAATAATTTGAAAGATTATAAATTACACGACGTAGAAATTAAATATGGTCTTCTACAACTTGGAGAGGGCCTTGCATTTTTACATGGAGATGTTAAACTGTTGCACAGAAACCTATGCCCAGAATCTATCGTCGTTAATAGCCATGGAGCATGGAAAATTTTTGGATTTGATTTTTGCGCTTTGAATCAAAGCGTCGAGGGTAAACAGTCGCAATGGTCGTACGTAGAATACGATATGTCGGTTTCGTTTGCGGCCCAACCGAATTTAAATTATCAAGCACCAGAATGCATTTTAGCAAGCAGCGTCGGTACAGCCAGTGATATATTTTCTTTAGGAATACTGGCGTATATTTTACATTCTCCTATGAATGTACCACTTTATGActgtaaaaatgatttaatgaAATGTAAACATTTTTTAGACTGTTTCACAAATTCAACTATTGCCTCTAAGCTTCTTCCAATTCCGGATAATCTTAGAGATACGGTGAAACTTATGTTGAACCATAATCCTGAATTAAGACCAGATGCTCATCAGTTTgtaaaaatagaatatttcatgGATATAGCTGTGAAAACGTTAAATTATTTAGATAAAATCTTTCAATGGGATAATTTACAGAAGTCACAATTTTATAAAGGATTACCACAACTTCTAAAGCAGCTACCACATAGAGTTATACTGCACAGAGTCCTTCCAGCTTTATATAAAGAATTAATCAATCCACCGATGATTCCATTTGTTTTGCCAAGCATAATATATGCGATGGAGAAAAGTTCTGTGGAGGAATTTAGAGAATGTATTTTGCCAAATATTAAACATGTTCTGACGTTAGACGATCCACCGCAGATCAGTCTTGTTTTAATGCAACATgttgatttattattaaaattatgtaCCGCAGAGGTAATAAAGACGGATATAGTTCCAATGTTGCTACGTGCTTTAGAGTCTGAATGGGAACAATTGCAAGAATTATGTTTATCAGCTCTACCTGAAATTATAACGATGATCGAAGGACCACTGattaaaaatgcaattttgcCTAGAATGAAGAGAAtttgtttaaatgaaaaaggatCCAGCAGTAAAAGTCTTGGAGTTAGAGTTAACTGTTTGTTATGCCTTGCAAAAATGTTACCTAACTTTGATCGATGGCTCGTCATCGATCAAGTGTTACCTTTTCTACAAGAAATTCCACGCTCTAGCGAGCCTGCAGTTCTCATGGCTATCATAG GTATCTACAGGATGTTACTGAATCATAGCAAAGTGGGAATGAGTAAAGAAATAATAGCAACGAAGATTTTACCTTTTCTATTACCTCTATGTATTGAGCAAAATTTTAGTTTCCCGCAATATGAAATTCTATCAAACTTGGTGATGGAAATGATCAGTCGTGTAACATCAGAGCATAAGGAAGCTTTGAAACAATTAGATGCGATGCGCAATGAAACACAACAATTGAATTTAGAACTTTCAGAATCTACCAACATTTATAAGAAAATTGTTTCACCCACTGATAACATAAATCCAATTCCAGCCATCCCTGCTCCAAATACGAGTGTAAATACAAATTTGAAGTCCCTGCAGATTGAAAATGGTTTGACCATGGAAGATAAGCTTCG gTTAATTCAACAGCAAGAAGTACATCAAAGATTACAATCCCAGGCACCCTTAATACCAACAAGTATTCAACCTAATAAAAAGCCAGCAGTAAAAGATTTAACTGATACTTTGTTAAAATCTAACTTGGATCAGTTAAACTTTTCAATCTCGAATTCGAAACCTAATTATTCCTGGAAATCTCCGGGTTCTAGTCAACATCAATTGAACCCGCAAGCacaaaatttacatttaaataaCATAGGAAATACATGTGTTCCTAATTTAATGATTCCTCAAAATAATATCAATTACCCGATGAATCAGTTAGAATTTCAGTCAAATTTAACTTCTAATTCAAGCCAAAACATGGAGAAGCCACCTTCTTGCGATGTAATGGACTTGCTTAGttaa